Proteins encoded in a region of the Triticum dicoccoides isolate Atlit2015 ecotype Zavitan chromosome 3A, WEW_v2.0, whole genome shotgun sequence genome:
- the LOC119269144 gene encoding uncharacterized protein LOC119269144: MPLRDSACSACVSRTFLRSWRCHPKLIFSEETLGLKQKEGQNIDIARGFTSRVDHILKNHSDTGVKILKFVIRDHYNVDTCHLNSWLQKAITPGIEEVTLLLPTKYRKMYEVPCSALLDGCGNSIWYLYLTNCAFRPPVGFDCLRSLTKLHLYGVCITGDELGHLISNCFALEELEVSCCMKLICLEIPFWLERLSCLTVSQCDKLRVIKSTAPHLSIFDFFGEPVQLVLGESSKVKDLRVGYSFAPNAVSYAITKLPFIAPHLETLTVYSFCERVSTPMVADKFLHIKHLNIYLGEDDGGAVTPAYDYLSLASFLDACPVLESFILSVDQSDMRHDSVFEDPSSHLRQIPEHRRHERLKKVQIDGFCSAKSVVELTCHILKNATSLESLTLDCIFGAEAVGQSVRCSAPESGKCMPTSRRMILEAHKALSAVKRYILEKVPSSVKLNVGGPCTRCHVMDVMLPQVSNM, encoded by the exons ATGCCATTGCGTGATTCTGCCTGCTCTGCCTGTGTATCACGCACATTTCTACGTTCTTGGAGATGTCACCCCAAGCTTATATTCAGTGAGGAAACACTAGGCTTGAAACAGAAAGAAGGCCAAAATATCGATATAGCAAGGGGTTTCACTAGCAGAGTTGATCATATTCTGAAAAATCACTCAGACACTGGTGTGAAGATACTCAAGTTTGTAATCCGTGATCATTACAATGTCGACACTTGTCATCTAAATAGTTGGCTCCAGAAAGCTATCACACCAGGGATTGAAGAAGTCACACTTTTGCTGCCTACGAAATATAGGAAAATGTATGAAGTCCCGTGTTCAGCTCTACTTGATGGGTGTGGAAACTCAATCTGGTATCTTTACCTCACCAATTGTGCCTTCCGCCCCCCGGTTGGATTTGATTGCTTGAGAAGCCTGACAAAGCTGCATCTGTATGGAGTTTGTATCACGGGGGATGAGTTGGGGCATCTTATTTCCAATTGTTTTGCTTTGGAGGAGTTAGAAGTCAGCTGTTGCATGAAGCTAATCTGCCTGGAGATACCATTCTGGCTGGAGCGGCTTAGTTGCTTGACTGTGTCTCAGTGCGACAAGCTGAGAGTGATAAAGAGCACAGCTCCACACCTCTCCATTTTTGACTTCTTTGGTGAACCAGTACAACTCGTGCTTGGAGAATCATCAAAGGTAAAAGACTTAAGGGTGGGGTATTCATTTGCGCCCAATGCTGTGAGTTATGCTATCACTAAGCTACCTTTCATCGCACCACATCTTGAGACTCTTACTGTATACTCGTTTTGTGAG AGGGTTAGTACCCCAATGGTAGCTGACAAATTCCTCCACATAAAGCACTTGAATATCTACCTTGGTGAGGATGATGGTGGGGCTGTTACCCCGGCCTATGATTATTTATCCTTGGCTTCATTTCTGGATGCTTGTCCTGTCTTGGAGAGTTTCATCTTAAGT GTAGATCAGAGTGACATGCGGCATGATTCGGTTTTTGAGGATCCCTCCTCACATCTGAGGCAGATTCCTGAACACAGGCGACATGAGAGGCTCAAGAAGGTGCAAATCGATGGCTTTTGCTCTGCAAAGAGCGTAGTTGAGCTAACATGTCATATCCTCAAGAATGCAACGTCACTTGAAAGCCTCACACTGGACTGCATATTTGGTGCGGAGGCGGTTGGTCAGTCTGTTAGGTGTTCTGCCCCAGAATCCGGTAAATGCATGCCCACAAGCCGGCGTATGATCTTGGAAGCACATAAAGCACTCAGTGCCGTCAAGAGATACATCCTGGAGAAAGTTCCCTCTTCAGTCAAGTTAAATGTCGGGGGGCCTTGTACCCGGTGCCATGTTATGGATGTGATGTTGCCGCAGGTATCCAATATGTAG
- the LOC119269145 gene encoding F-box protein At4g18380-like, with translation MEEGREGWPCAAAGEAVAAEEGEEEDQFDRLPDAVLLDVFNRIGDVKALGRCALVSRRFHGLVPLVDSVFVRVDCVIPDEPAPSSAGSPQAAAPSRGRGALAHIARLVLGGIVRPIQALGQILSPTLAIVSRRSVALPPASPPPPAGDVSHHSPSEVLRSFKELRSLRIELPTGELGIDDGVLLKWKADFGSTLGSCVILGASSVSSKPLQSPMSSPNAEDSEATSLDDNREPEELASIPESLHTNGGLKLRVVWTISSLIAASARHYLLQPIIADHEMLDSLNLTDADGQGVLTMDKKQLQELRVRPVSVSGNSHRTLMPALIMRLWYAPHIELPGGVLLKGATLVAIRPSDDVLREGGGVEAAGPAGASWISDAFEEPYRTAAKVLFKRRTYSLEMNSF, from the coding sequence ATGGAGGAAGGGCGCGAGGGATGGCCGTgcgcggcggcgggggaggcggtggcggcggaggagggggaggaggaggaccagTTCGACCGGCTGCCCGACGCGGTGCTCCTGGACGTCTTCAACCGCATCGGCGACGTCAAGGCGCTCGGCCGCTGCGCGCTCGTCTCGCGCCGCTTCCACGGCCTCGTCCCGCTCGTTGACTCCGTCTTCGTCCGCGTCGACTGCGTCATTCCCGACGAGCCGGCCCCCTCCTCGGCCGGCTCCCCGCAGGCCGCCGCGCCGTCGCGGGGCCGGGGCGCGCTCGCCCACATCGCGCGCCTCGTGCTCGGCGGCATCGTCAGGCCCATCCAGGCGCTGGGCCAGATCCTCTCCCCCACCCTGGCCATCGTCTCACGGCGCTCCGTGGCcctgccgcccgcctcgccgcctccgcccgccGGGGACGTCTCCCACCACTCGCCCTCCGAGGTCCTCCGCTCCTTCAAGGAGCTCCGCAGCCTCCGCATCGAGCTGCCCACCGGAGAGCTCGGCATTGACGACGGCGTGCTCCTCAAGTGGAAGGCCGACTTTGGGTCCACCCTCGGCAGCTGTGTTATCCTCGGCGCGTCCTCTGTATCGTCAAAACCGCTGCAATCACCAATGTCGTCCCCTAATGCCGAGGACAGCGAGGCTACATCTCTGGATGACAACAGGGAGCCTGAAGAACTGGCGAGCATCCCTGAGTCGCTTCATACGAATGGGGGCCTTAAGCTCCGCGTCGTCTGGACCATCAGCTCGCTCATTGCTGCATCGGCTCGGCATTACTTGCTGCAGCCAATCATTGCCGATCATGAAATGCTTGATAGCTTGAACCTCACGGATGCTGACGGGCAGGGTGTGCTCACTATGGACAAGAAGCAGTTACAGGAGCTGCGAGTGCGGCCTGTGTCGGTTTCTGGCAATTCACACCGCACGCTCATGCCAGCGCTCATTATGAGGCTTTGGTATGCCCCGCATATTGAACTTCCCGGGGGAGTACTGCTGAAGGGCGCCACGCTGGTGGCGATCAGACCAAGTGACGATGTGctgagggagggaggaggggttgAGGCTGCTGGTCCGGCAGGAGCTAGCTGGATCTCAGATGCCTTTGAGGAGCCATATCGAACAGCGGCAAAGGTGCTTTTCAAGCGGCGGACATACAGCCTTGAAATGAACTCATTCTGA